TCCACGCCAACGGTGCCTCTATATTCTTCATCTGTGTGTATCTTCACATCGCCCGAGGACTTTACTACGGCTCTTACCTTAATAAAGAAACCTGAAACATCGGTGTTGTAATTCTCCTACTACTTATAATCACCGCCTTTGTAGGTTATGTCCTCCCCTGAGGACAAATATCCTTTTGAGGGGCAACCGTCATCACCAACCTACTATCTGCCCTCCCCTATATTGGAGACACGTTAGTCCAATGAATCTGGGGAGGTTTCTCAATCGACAACGCAACATTAACTCGATTCTTCACATTTCACTTCCTCTTTCCCTTTGTAATTGCAGCTCTAACTATAATTCACCTTCTTTTCCTTCATGAAACAGGTTCAAACAATCCAACCGGACTCACTTCCAACACAGACAAAATCCCGTTTCATCCTTACTTCACATATAAAGATCTAGTAGGCTTCTTCATTCTCCTGTTTCTACTCACCCTTCTAGCCCTCTTCACACCCAACCTCTTAAATGACGCAGAAAACTTCATCCCAGCCAACCCCTTAGTCACACCTCCCCACATTAAACCAGAGTGGTACTTCCTATTTGCCTACGCTATCTTACGCTCCATCCCCAACAAACTAGGAGGTGTTCTCGCTCTTGTCTTCTCAATCCTAATTCTCCTCCTAGTTCCTATTCTCCACACTTCCAAACAACGAAGCCTCACCTTCCGTCCAATTACACAAATCCTCTTCTGACTACTAGTAACAAACACAATTATCCTAACATGAATCGGTGGCCAACCTGTAGAACAACCATTCATTACTATTGGCCAAATCGCCTCAGTCACTTACTTCTCTTTCTTCCTCATTCTCTTCCCAATCGCTGGTTGATGAGAAAACAAAATACTAAATCTCTAAATCATTGCCCTAGTAGCCCAGTATTTAAGGCATCGGTCTTGTAAACCGAAGAACAGAGGTGAAATTCCTCTCTAGAGCAAGGCCATTCTCAGGAAAAAGGGGGCCAAACCCTTATCCTTGGCTCCCAAAGCCAAGATTTTTACTAAACTATTTCCTGAGAAAAGAACCTAAAACAACCGACTTATTTTTGCGCTAGGTTGGTCAGGCCACATATTATGTATATAGTACATAAGTACATAATATGTATAGAGTACATAAACACATACTATGCTTAATACACATTCATCTACTTTCCCCTATTATCACTACATACTATGTTTAATACACATTCATCTACTTTCCCCTATTATCATTACATACTATGCTTAATACACATTCATCTATTTTCCACTATTTCATTACCCAATTATTAAGGACCTCTTTGATTTACCTCTTAAAACTTAAACTTCCCCACGGTTTATAACTATCACATCACAAAACACAAGGGTTACATCTCATCAAGTATAACAGGTTTTGTTAGCATCGATAACGATTCATTTTCAACTAATTATTAATCACCATTAATAGATATTCAACATTACCATAACTATCTAATTATTAATTGTAACTTAACTTATATTCCCATATAATTAAACATCCAGCCTTTGCAGTATTCCTCTACCGTCCTATTAATAAGGTTAATTGTTTAGACCTAGTCAATACCATATCATGTTCTGTAATAGGGAAACCCTATTACAGAACACTCCTTTCCTTAACAACCATATCTTGGCACTCCAATGTTCTATAACATTATATTCTTATCGGACATAATACTTCCAAGAACTACAGTTGGTTTCGTAACCAGGCTATGGACCTTTCAGGTATCACTTTGTCTCACCTCCCGGACTTTACCTGCTGACTCTACGTCTATAACACACAGTGACTGTCCCAGTGACATTAGGCACCCTCGTAAGGCATCTCACCCGTAACCGCGGCTGGTTGGCACTTTATCTGGTCTAGTTCCCTTGTAAGGCATAATCACTCTTAACCGGCTCCTATTCCGCGTGGCGGTTT
This genomic window from Dasyatis akajei mitochondrion, complete genome contains:
- the CYTB gene encoding cytochrome b; its protein translation is MATNIRKTHPLFKIINNSLIDLPTPTNISIWWNFGSLLGMCLIIQILTGLFLAMHYTADISSAFSSVAHICRDVNYGWLIRNIHANGASMFFICVYLHIARGLYYGSYLNKETWNIGVVILLLLMITAFVGYVLPWGQMSFWGATVITNLLSALPYIGDTLVQWIWGGFSIDNATLTRFFTFHFLFPFVIAALTMIHLLFLHETGSNNPTGLTSNTDKIPFHPYFTYKDLVGFFILLFLLTLLALFTPNLLNDAENFIPANPLVTPPHIKPEWYFLFAYAILRSIPNKLGGVLALVFSILILLLVPILHTSKQRSLTFRPITQILFWLLVTNTIILTWIGGQPVEQPFITIGQIASVTYFSFFLILFPIAGWWENKMLNL